The Kordia sp. SMS9 DNA window ACACTTTTTTTAATTGCAAAGGTGCTTTTTCAACCGCTAATTTTCGCGCTTCTATTTTATTTACTTGTAAAATATCGTTGATGAATGTCAATAAATAATCTCCAGAAAACTTTAATGATTTTAAGTGTTCTTTTTGACTTTCACTTGGGTTTTCTTCCAATAACAAATGCGTTAATCCTGTTACCGCGTACAAAGGCGTCCGCAGTTCGTGTGTTACGGTGGATAAGAATTGTGCTTTGGCTTTCATTGCTTTTTCTGCATTATCTTTTGCCAATTGCAATTCAGAATTTTTCTTTAGTAATAAGTTGTTTGTTTTTACTTTAATCTGATTGTTTCGGTACAACGAAATCGTCAATAAAGAAATGATGATTAATAACGCTGAACTTAGAATTGATGTTAGCTTATTTCGTTTACCTTTTTGGTTAGAATCTTCGTTCTGACGCTTTAATTCCTTAATATGACGCTTTTGAAATTCATTATCAAAAGATGCATTGGCTTGCGCCGTACTTTGCATGTTTTGAATATTGAAAATGGAATCTTTTATTTTAATATGCGATCCTTGGTATAAATACGCATTTTCTATATCGCCCAAACTAGCATATGTATCACTGATGATTTTTGTGCTTTGTAATTTGATCATAGGGAAATTATATGCGTTGCCAATTTTTAATGCTGTTTCCGCATTCAATTTAGCATCTTCGTACTTTTTTGTGTTTTTATAGGCTTTCGCCAGATTGAGATGTACTTTGGCACGAAGGTAATTTGGTTGATATGGATCGTTGATCGGAAGCGAATTTTCAAAACGCTCAATAGCGCGCGTGTTGAGTCCTTGACTCAAATAAAATAATCCACGATAGTATTTTAACTTATTAATATCGTCTGTAGATTGGTATCTATCGAAAATAACTTCTGCTTTGGTAAAATAGTTATCCGCATTGCTGTAGGAAGTATTTCGGGTGGCTGTCAATGCGCGTAACACATAATTGTAACCGAGTCCGAGTGAGTCGTTAATTTCCTCTTGAATTTTCTTGGCACGCACCAAGTAGCTTTCAATTTCAATAGGATCGAAACTGTTATAGTTTTCTTCAATGCCCAATTCGGCACGCAGCATATACGCTCTTGCCTTGCTCTTTTGGTCTTGAATGGTGTCGGATAAATCTAGAATGTTGGTAAGTTGTTCTAGGGCACTATTGATGCTAGCTTTCTTTTTAAATTCATATACATCAACAAAAGCGCGCTCTATACTGTCCTTAATGTTGTCTTTGGATTGAGCTTGGGACGCTATAGAGAATAAAGCAAACAGTACATAAAAAATGTGTCTTACTTTACACACCATGAAGTGATGAATTTATTCAAAAATACTTATTTATTTGAAATATATAGCATTAAATCAATTAATCTATTCGAATAGCCAATTTCATTGTCGTACCAACCGACGACTTTTACCATTTTTCCTATCACGGAAGTCATGAGCGAATCAAACGTACAGGAATACGGATTGTCTATCACATCTACGGACACAATTGGATCTTCTGTATACGAAAGAATGCCTTTTAAATTAGTTGCTGCTGCTTTTTTAAAGGCTGTATTAATTGCTTCAATAGACGTTTCTTTTTTCACATTAAAAGTAATATCGGTTAACGAACCATCGGGAACAGGAACGCGAATTCCACAACCACCAATGACATCAGAAAGTGCTGGAAATATTTTCGTCAACGCTTTGGCAGCTCCCGTAGTTGTTGGTACAATGCTTTGACTTGCTCCACGCGCACGGCGTAAATCGCGATGTGGCTGATCGTGTAAACTTTGATCGGTTGTGTAGGAATGAATTGTAGTAATATACGCTTGATCAATTCCGCACAATTCATTAATTACTTTTACCATTGGCGCAGCATTATTCGTAGTACAAGAAGCGTTGGAAATGATCGTTTCCGAACCATCTAAAATATGTTCATTGACTCCTAAAACCACCATTTTAATGGCATCATCTTGCGGCGGAACGGACAATATTACTTTTTTTGCTCCGTTTGTGATATGATGATTCAGCAATGCTTCCGTTTTAAATTTTCCAGTGGCTTCTACCACAAAATCAATAGCATACGGTTTCCAATTGAGTGCATCCAACGTAGCAATATTTAGTACAGGATATAATTTTCCATCAACGATAATAGCAGTTTCGGTATGACTTACTTCGTTTGGCAAAACGCCATGAATGCTATCGTATTTTAGCAAATGACTGAGTGTGCGTGTGTCCGCTAAATCATTGATGGCAACGACTTCAATTGTTGGGTGATTCAATAATAGCCGAAATAAATTTCGACCAATTCTTCCAAAACCATTAATGGCGATTTTTATCATGTAAGTACTTTAAGTTAGGAAGTGTAAATTTACGCTTTTTTGTTTGTACTTGCTTCACTTTTTAGATTGGATTCTTTGGTTTGATTGATACTATAAAAAACACAATCTTCAATTGAATAAAGATTGCGCTTGCGTGGTTGAATAGAATTTAGTTTACGATATATCTTCAAGCGTATGTCAACCTGTATATATACATTCTTGATGTTTAATTAAGATGTAAAATTCTATAAATCAAAGTTGATTTTTATCTGTTTTTTTACGGTATTTATGAAATACGTAAGAATATCAAGGTGTGTTTTTAGGAAGTATGTAATTTTTACCATATCTAAAAGTTGCGTAAAATTACGTATTGGGTATTGTGTTGTATTTTAGATATTTACAATGTCAAATAATAGGAAGTGATTATCATATTTATTTTTCTGCTACCGAAGAATTTGTTGGTCTGAAAAACATATATATATTTAAAAGCAATATCAGAGAAGTCCATATAATTATTTCCTTTTTTTGATGTATTTTGAAGCATATTTTATAAACCCCTATTTGTCATTAAAATTTGACAATTTTAAAACCACAATATAATAAAATGGAAACACAAACATCACCACCAATCCAAAGTATTCAACAATGGAATGCTATTAGACTAGAAGGTTCTCTAGAAACGATACAGTCAATTTTTGACAAAGCTGGAAACTACTTTTTTCTAGATACTGGAAATATGAGCACTTTGTATAATCGTATGCACTTGTATCTCGGGTACGATAATGAAAATCTGCAAGTGTACGCAGTATCAGACATTGCCGATAATGTAGATAATCTACAACAAGCGTTTTCTGGGTACCAACACCATCAATCACAAGCGAATAACCCTGTTTTATCAGGTATAGAACAGTATGTAGACTTAAAGTTAGTTCCTTCTACACTTTCAACGGTGAATCAAGATATTATTGACAGACTTTCCAACAAGCCAGAACTTGTTGTGGAGATTAATAATTGGAATACATACAAAAATGATTGGGCAGCACAAGCATTTCAGAGTAAAACAATATTACAGGCTTTTAAAATAAATACTGCCGATTTTATACCAGAAGATATTCATGCGTGTTTCTTTGCTTTGAAAGGAGAAGAAGGATCATTTGAGATAGATTTAGTCATCGTAAGTACAGGTTTAAAAGAAATAGGGCAAATGATGAAAAATAAAGAACCTTACACCGAACAATCTATTTTTGAAGATTTAGCGAGACCTGTTCCGCCATTTGATCCAACTTTTGAAGGTATGGGAATAGCCAACATATTTTTACAAAATGATTAATGAACTTTAATACCTTTTTTGATATCATCACCAATTTATCACCACTCGTACTTATTATAGGTACGAGTGTTGGTATCTATTATTTC harbors:
- the gap gene encoding type I glyceraldehyde-3-phosphate dehydrogenase produces the protein MIKIAINGFGRIGRNLFRLLLNHPTIEVVAINDLADTRTLSHLLKYDSIHGVLPNEVSHTETAIIVDGKLYPVLNIATLDALNWKPYAIDFVVEATGKFKTEALLNHHITNGAKKVILSVPPQDDAIKMVVLGVNEHILDGSETIISNASCTTNNAAPMVKVINELCGIDQAYITTIHSYTTDQSLHDQPHRDLRRARGASQSIVPTTTGAAKALTKIFPALSDVIGGCGIRVPVPDGSLTDITFNVKKETSIEAINTAFKKAAATNLKGILSYTEDPIVSVDVIDNPYSCTFDSLMTSVIGKMVKVVGWYDNEIGYSNRLIDLMLYISNK
- a CDS encoding response regulator → MVCKVRHIFYVLFALFSIASQAQSKDNIKDSIERAFVDVYEFKKKASINSALEQLTNILDLSDTIQDQKSKARAYMLRAELGIEENYNSFDPIEIESYLVRAKKIQEEINDSLGLGYNYVLRALTATRNTSYSNADNYFTKAEVIFDRYQSTDDINKLKYYRGLFYLSQGLNTRAIERFENSLPINDPYQPNYLRAKVHLNLAKAYKNTKKYEDAKLNAETALKIGNAYNFPMIKLQSTKIISDTYASLGDIENAYLYQGSHIKIKDSIFNIQNMQSTAQANASFDNEFQKRHIKELKRQNEDSNQKGKRNKLTSILSSALLIIISLLTISLYRNNQIKVKTNNLLLKKNSELQLAKDNAEKAMKAKAQFLSTVTHELRTPLYAVTGLTHLLLEENPSESQKEHLKSLKFSGDYLLTFINDILQVNKIEARKLAVEKAPLQLKKVLNDVVNSLTQTSKENNNRIILNIDKDIPEKLVGDYLKMSQVFINLISNALKFTKDGIVEISARIIEESDTQQYIQFEIKDNGIGISQEMQENIFDSFSQGSVQINRKYGGTGLGLTIVKSLLELLESDIQLESKLGEGSAFRFALTLDKLPPEVTDIVTATQEKTDLKSRKFKVLLVEDNKINQVITKKIIAKQNMTCDIADDGYQAIDFARSNRYDFILMDIHMPGISGVEATKEIRKFDVSTPIIALTAISLDDNKDDFLKDGFNEVISKPFDPEIFYQKISNILT